From the Schistocerca piceifrons isolate TAMUIC-IGC-003096 chromosome 2, iqSchPice1.1, whole genome shotgun sequence genome, the window ccatacGGCGCAACATTTCGAACTCGCATTCGTTTTCTGTCAAATAAAGAGCAAACATTGTCGTTTTCGATCAGTTGCATTTGGGGCATCTTTATGTGTGTGTATTCACTTCGTAGTATATGGTTCGCTTGCCAGTTTGATGTTCGTGGTGTGTCCATGTATTTCTTTACCTATATTTCACGTTTCGAGCTTGTCACTTGGATTGACAAGCTCAGTTACATTCATAACACAAAGTCTCGAattaatttaaaatggactcaaTCTATTCATAGATGAAAGCATGCCTTCCAGACAAAAGAACTAAAAGCATTCGGTATACAGAAATTTGTAAAAAGTTTCGGCCTTTCTTTATTTGTTTACCTTCTTGTGCCGTAGCAGGTTGCATTTTCGGGTATTAAATTTTCCGAGTGTGTGATGATTAAGTGAATTTCATTGTATAGTTAAGCTGCGGCGTTGTTTAAGCACCGAACAAATTCACCAGTGAACAATAGTTTCCGTAAGAAACACGCACATGTGCGGTGCCAGTATCTGTCATTTACTTCTGTTTGTACTGTATTGATTCAGTCACAAAGCTAACTGCAAAAAAACTGGTAACTATACTTAATTTGGTTTCTTATAGCATCATCAAGCCAATTGTCAAGTAGAGTGTAGTGTAATACATCTCACCAGGAAGTAAGAGATATGTTGTATCTATAAATTGTAATATGTCTTAACAGGCGACACAGTTCTGTTTGTCACATGGCATATAGATGAACTGAAAAACTGTAGTCACTAGGTAGTACTGAGATTACTTTGAACTAGAAATACCTCGTGAACTGAACATTGTAACACTAATAGTAGAGCAATAGTAAGAAGTTACGGTGtttcttcaatattttttaaagaattgttGTGGAACTGAATCTGTTTTGACGTATTTTTGCAGTGTCTCACCCAAGAAGCGTGTAGGTTTTGAGCATTTTTCCTCTGTGATAGTGTACATTGTAATACCAATCGAATAACTTGTTATTTCTCTTGCTTCTGTGAACTTCATTCATTATAATATTTGGAAATGATACATTTGCGTGTTGTAGCATGAAATAGCACTCAGTCACTTGTATTTTAATTGCCAGTTTGcccaaacattttattttcagagtACCTtcgaaattctatttttttttaagtcaatgaTTTGTGTTAACAACACCATTCATTCGTATACTCAAGCACCACTctgccaaaacattattttttttagtcTCTCACTTGGTTTTTGTAATTCACTTATACAAACAAGATTGTTCATATCTTCATTAATTTTGTTACTATTTCGTTTTACCTTTCATAATATTCGTTAGGTGCAGTTTTTAGTTCATTATACATTATGCCAGTCATAAACTCTACCAGAATATACGATTTTCGTGACTTATAAATTTTTTCACGAATATCGAAATGAAAAACAGTTGCTTTTTTTGAAATATGTTTCTGGCTTGCACTCAATAACAACATGGGCAAcaacattttctaattttttcaaaattttacgaTTTCAAAAGTAACAAAATTGTACGTTGTGTGGGAATAAGGAATTGGTTATATGGTGGGTTATATAGTCACAGAAACACAGATGTAAATTCTagtattaatttatattttcatcATTGTATCACAGATTACTTTGTAATACAAAATTCTTTGTTTGCAACACACCAGTTAACCAACAATCACATAACGACATACAGTCTTGCTAATAAGTCGATCACAATTGTTCCGACTTTTTCGTCAAATATCACAGGTACACAAATATCACAATACTGCTCTCTGGCGCAGCACAAAAAGATTTGACGCAGTGCAGTAATACGTATTAAAGCTATGCTACATAACAACAACACATGAGATCCTTCATACCACatacaataaaaacaaatttaagaaaaaacATGATCTGCTTTTACCATAACACTTGCACCCAGTACAAAAGCCTTAATTAGACTGAGAAGATGTAATGCAATGTTTAGCATTCCCGTACAGTGCTTAACAATTTCTTAATATAAtagctagaaaaaaaaattaaaatctgttaCTAGGATCAGAATTAGACTCATGGAAACCATACGAGATTCAGTGCAAAGTATATTAACGAAAATGATCACTAGTAAAAAATACGGTATTAAAAATTGGCTTATGAAAAAACTAGTAATAACAGAATCTGTCTGCTTATTTTTTTACAGCTTGTTTCCAGTCTCTTGCAATGGCATTGAAGTTCTTAACGTAAAAGCTACAAAAACTTTTGAATTCAGTGTCTTTCTGATTATAAATCACAAATGAAAGAATATGATGAAAGTGCTCGAAAATATTCGTCGTACACAAAGTGTGGCCACGACAGTTAAGTAGTAactgaaatattattaaaattacataaaagtttTGCGTGGTTTAGTAAATATGTCAAATAACAATGGAAAAACTCTGCAGACGCAAAGACGTATGTAATTCTAGAACAAATTTAAAGAtacgaattaaaatttttaaaaaattatgcagAGTATTTTGACAAAGTAAGAGTGACCAACGTGTCCATTGTTCACACTACATTACAGGCTAATCAGTGCACAATTCCGGCAATAATTTTGAGCAGTATCTCATGCCCCTCCCTAGCTTTTTAACAGTCTtctaaaaaaattaattgaaaacataCATATAGAGATTTGGCCTCAGTCTATTAATATTTTACAGGCACCTTATTATTGCTCCCGACAATCAGTCGCTTAACCTAGTGAAAGATTTATGGCAGTCATATGTTACAAAGTGCAGCACACAGAAGCGTGCTCCATTAATTGACAATTGTACTGTGTCACACTGGGGTGTGAGATGGGACGTTGGCGAAGCGATTCACCACGGCCTCCAGACGGGCTCGGAAGCCTTGCTGGTGATGACGGACACTTGCCGAGGGACGGTGACGTCGGCTACCCGGAGGAGTCCCGCGGGCGCGGAAGACGCCGTCTCCGTGACGACGACGCCGGGCGAGTCGGACTGCCGCGAAGAGGTGGAAGACGCGGGCGTCAGCGGCATGGCGTACGTCACGGGAGAGGGCGCGCCGGAGCTCGTCGAAGACGCCGCCTCCATCTCGGAGCAGGAAGACGCGTCGCCGTCGACGTCGGCGTCGACGTCGATGTCGACGTCGGCGTCGCTGGCGACGGGGGAGGGCGAGGGCGACGCCTGGCCGGGCACGACCACGGACAGCGGCGCCGTCTTGTCCATCTGGTTGAGGCGGTGGCCGAGGTGCGTCATGAGGCGCGTGCCGAGACTCACGTCGACGCCGGGCGTCGCGGCGAGGCAGCGCGAGACTTCGGCGGCGCAGCGCGTGTAGCCGGCGCGGAAGCGGTCCGAGTCAGTTACGGGGCTGGCCGCCAGGCGATGCTCGCGTCGCAGGCGCCGCAGGTGGCGCACCGTCAGCTCCAGGATGTCGGCCTTCTCCAGCTTGCTGACGTTCTCGCCCTCGGCCTGCAGGGCGCCGACCATCAGCTCCTTCAGCTCGTCCAGGCACCTGTTGATACGCGCTCGACGTTTCCGTTCGAGCATCGGTTTCATAACCTGCAGAAAACAAACAAGTGTTCCGTTAGTCACATGCCACACGCGAACCAGCAGTGAGCATTACTAATGCTACAAACAACTAGTACTACTgaacaaacaaattttttaaatttacatttccAGTTAATACGCGTCGTATAGTACTGTACTTCAACTAGCTCAGTTTCCACCTACAAGTGAACATCTCTCAAAACTCACGAAGTATACAACTCGTAAACAATTTTCAACAGGTATTCGCTGTCCATATTTGTGACATTGCTAAATTTACGATTCGTTATGAGAAGCAAATTTATTACCTTCAGCAAAGTGGTTCAAAAACAGAGTATGATACACTATAAAATGTACCACTAAAATTTCTTTATGTCCTGCTTTCCCTTGCAATAGAATAGTTGTTAAATGCAGAGTTCAAATTACGAAGTCTACGTCACGCCACTTGTTGCAAGTGCAGTGTGAACTAAAAAAAATCGACGACACTTTCCTTCGTATACTTTGCCTAAACATGAACAACGAAACAACACTggagaaaaggaaataaaattttgtaacaaaaattgcaaaacaaattatttaaaaaattaaacacgCGAAAGTAAGTGCGTTGACAGGTAGCAGCAGTGAAGTTAAGagcgggaaaaaaatcacaaacgtgATCAGCAAACTGtcatgaaatttttctttaacaacTGCAATGAAGCGcgatagaaatgtaaacagttcgaAGTGTcagataaaaaaattacaataacggCGTAAGTCCGAGATCTCAAAAGTAAACATTTATTAGAACCAGCAATTAAAGCATAAAACTCATGTAGCTCGCTTGAAGTGTGAATATTGAACAATTAAGTTTAAAAACACACGAAGAAATGTCAGCCACTGAGTGAAACACATTCGAATAACTGACGCACTCGAGTAGGAAACTGAGCAATAGACGCTACAACCGCAACGTAACACTAGCACTAACACACGACACGCGACTAAGGTGAAAGACTATAAGAATTTGTCACGGAAAAAAAATTCGGAAAATTCAACGTACCTTCCTGTACTGGTAAGTTCTCGAAATCGGCTGCAACTGCTCCATCTCGGTTGCCATCATGCCTTCAGAAGTGTCGAAATCCAGGGTTGCACAGCGAAGAAAGCACCAACGTCAAAAACTCGCTAAGTACCGAGACTGCACAACGGGCTGACGAGTACGCGGAGCACCGAACACACGAGAGAGAGGGTACTGCCAGCGAGTGTACAGTAGTAGATGCTCACGCCACGGCTGCCGGAGCGAGAATGAGCCGGAGCGCCGCCCGCGCTGGCGGTTATATAAGCGGGCCAGGTGTGCGCCGATCGTGGGAAAGTCGCAGCCCCGCGAGTTCCCACAGCGGCAGGCGGGCGGCCGCCGGCCGGCCACCTGTGCCCGGGTGCAGCCACTGTGGAGGCGAGGCGAGCAGCTGCCGCCACGCGCGAGCACGTGACCGCGCCGCGGCCCGCCGCCAGGCGcatgcgcgccgccgccgccgccgccgcggccgagGCCAGCCCGGAGGAGGCTAGGCTGCCGCAATCAATTACCCGCGCGAGCCGATACACGCGCCGTGTCCGACACGCGCTGCCCGTCATCGCCCATCCGCTCCGCCAAACCTTTCGCTTTCTATCTTTTTTCATACACGCACATTACGGAGAATTGCGAGCGTAAAACATAAACGTTTTGTTCCCTCATCTACAGGAGTCGTATAAGACGGAATACTCCTTTTATCTCCTGAACGGCTCAAGATATCGAAACGCGATTTTTTAGCAAATGATAGTAAACAAAATGGTGCGCAATATTGTTTGATGTTTTATCCTCCTAACACTTGCCTCAACCGACATACTGAAGCTTGCATGGTCTTTtaaaagacgcagtcaataccttcgctgcgcagtgccgatggtactgttaccgacgactgagccgcaaaagcggagttattgaacgcagttttccgaaattccttcaccagggaagacgaatggaatattccagaatttcaaacacaaacagctgctagcatgagtttcttagaagtagataccttaggggttgtgaagcaactcaaatcgcttgatgcgggcaagtcttcaggaccagactgtacaccaattaggttcctttcagattacgctgatacaatagctccctacttagcaatcatatacaaccgctcgctcaccgatagatctgtacctacagattggaaaattgcgcaggtcgcaccagtgtttaagaagggtagtaggagtaatccatcgaactacagaccaatatcattgacgtcggtttgcagtagggtttttggagcatattcaaacattatgaatcacctcgaagggaacgatctattgatacgtaatcagcatggtttcagaaaacatcgttcttgtgcaagcagctagctctttattcgcacgaagtaatggccgctatcgacaggggatctcaagttgattccgtatttctagatttccggaaagcttttgacaccgttcctcacaagcgacttctaatcaagctgcaggcctatggggtatcgcctcagttgtgcgactggattcgtgatttcctatcaggaaggtcgcagttcgtagtaatagacggcaaatcatcgagtaaaactgaagtgatatcaggtgttccccagggaagcgtcctgggacctctgctgttcctgatctatataaatgacctacgtgacaatctgagcagttctcttaggttgttcgcagatgatgctgtaatttaccatcttacTGTCTTACTAGaccgtcatccgaagaccagtatctgttgcaaagtgatttagaaaagattgctgtatggtgtggcaggtggcagttgacgctaaaaaacgaaaagtgtgaggtgatccacatgagttccaaaagaaatccgttggcattcgattactcgataaatagtacaattctcaagactgtcaattcaactaagtacctgggtgttaaaattacgaacaacttcagttggaaagaccacatagataatattgtggggaaggcgagccaaaggttgcgtttcattggcagaacacttagaagatgcaacaagtccactaaagagacagcttacactacactcgttcgtcctctgttagaatataactgcgcggtgtgggatccttaccaggtgggattgatggaggacatcgaaagggtgcaaaaaagggcagctcgttttgtattatcacgtaataggggagagagtgtggcagatatgatacgggagttgggatggaagtcattaaagcaaagacgtttttcgtcgcggcgagaactatttacgaaatttcagtcaccaactttctcttccgaatgcgaaaatattttgttgagcccaacctacataggtaggaatgatcatcaaaacaaaataagagaaatcagagttcgaaccgaaaggtttaggtgttcgtttttcccgcgcgctgttcgggagtggaatggtagggagatagtatgattgtggttcgatgaaccctcttccaagcacttaaatgtgtattgcagagtaatcatgtagatgtagatgttgaaggaATGATGCACCTTCTTTAACGGCGTTCAAAAGCTGCCGAAAAGATGAGAGCGGTGATTTAATTCTCTCTAAACCTGATGATGAAACTTTTTGCACAAGTGTCCGATTTCTTGAATCGTTCACGACATAAAGGACTTccttacgtcttacgcgactcacttTGTATACTCTGCAAGCTCCTGTGTGGTGCACGGAGGAGAGTGCATCGAACCAGTATTATCGATTTTTGGAAAAGAAAGTTTGTTGGTTATTAAGTGAATGgctaacgttagtttatttttatatgttttcgGCACAATCACATGAGCATCTCTCAAAGCTCTTACTGTTCTCGACCAGCTAGTGGTCTTCTTTGCCCTGTCAGAAGATAAAAAGAGGGTATATATAAAGAATCATTGTATAAATTCTGCCTCATAATTATGGCGAGAGCGGTGATTTAATCCTCTTTAAACCTGATGAAACGTTTTGCAAAAGTGtccgatatcttgaaccgttcacgACATAAAGGACTTTCTTATGTCTTACGTGACTCACTTTGTATACTCTGCAAGCTCCTGTGCAGCCCACGGAGGAGAGTACATCgtaccaatattatcgattttTGGGAAAAAAAGTTTGTTGCTTATTAAGTGAATGGCTTACGTTCGTTTGTTTTTATACTTTTTCGCCACAATCACATGAGCATCTCACAAAGCTCTTACTGTTCTCGGTCAGCTGGTGGACTTTTTCACACTGTCACAAGATTAAAACAGGATATATAAAGAATCATTTTATGATCTATAAACTCTGCCTCATAATTATCTATTTAATGATAAAAACAAGCCAACAACTGCGAAAAGGACTCGCGCTCTGCAGGTTCCATGCGAACTTGCTTCTGTGTATAGAtagtaacaataatagtaatttagtGTGGCTCAGTGGTCTGACGCAAGTTTCTCTAttggatgccacttcggcaacttgcgtatCCCTTACACGACAGATAATATTCTTAACTTTTATAAAAGCCGTTCACTACACTGAGAAGGTAACATGTACGTTCTGATGACGATCTATGACGCTGTTATGTTTTCCTGTTTGGGCAAGTAGAAGAGAACTGTTCGGCTGACAATTAGCAGTTTCGTTGTGGTTGCCTTATAGTGACATTACCAAATAGATACAGCAGCATCGCGTTTAAGGTGTcattgcaaaaatggctctgagcactatgggacttaacttctgaggtcatcagtcccctagaacttagaactacttaaacctaactaacctaaggacatcacacacatccatgcctgaggcaggattcgaacctgcgaccgtagcggtcgctcggttccagactgtagcgcctagaactgcacggccattccggccggctggtgTCAATGCACTGAAACATGTTCTTCATAACGGAGATTCTTTCAGGAAAAGCGTTTTTATGGAAAATATGAGGAATAAATAAAAATTCCTTCTGGAAGTAATAAACATTTAGATTTTGTGCAGGTTGTGCTCGACAGCTCGTTACTGTTTGAATAAAACGCCATATGTAAAAACCGCCGAGAACTACTGCTGAAGAATTACTATTGCGTTTCCGATCCTCTGATCACCTTCAGGTACAATAGAATTATTTTCAGCAGCCTACAGGATAATTCTGGACGAAGGAAGTTCTCCACATTCAAATAACGCTGTTgcaacaacgcacctgcacactTATTTGCGTGAAGCTGTCTGTAGTTTGCTACATATTACGTTCATCGGTGGTCTATCTTACGTGCACGCAGCTCAGAGAATAAACGAAAATCGCTTTGTCTGACTGTACCATATACTTTACACCATGAACATGTTCCCAGTAGGTCCCAGTATAACTTAAAGGTAGCTGTTTATCGGCGTGTCAGCATGCCttcgagaaataaagttaatttcaatttgttttcagcaATTTTTGACTAGAATGTATTAATATGTTGTAATTTGTTAATATACTTTACTCCACCGAATAAGCGATCGTGTATTTCGTCACTTTAATACAGCAGTATATTTTTTCGATGTAGGACTGGGTTTACATTCGGCAACGACGTATGATTTCACATTCCAGGGCATTTTTTGCACAAGATTTAGGTATGTGACAACGATTTTTTCTGAATATAACACATATCTCACATATTTTCTAATATAAATGATGGTGCGCGAATATTTGAACACTGCAAAGGACCTAGCCCCTCGCCTGTGACAGTTGCGAGTGTATGAAATCCACTGCACTTGAGACCAGTATacacagaaactacaaaaagaGGCATTAACACCCAACTCAAATAACACAAGAGCAGTTACCTCCAGCGCAAGACGGATAAATCAGAAGTGGCACGTCATACACTACTACCGGGAAACCACCAGTCATTTGACACTATGGTTTTAGTAACATCTAATAATTAATACGCTAGGATGTACCGAaaggccatagaaattcaaaagcacaaaaacaatttCGACAGGAAGAAggactgaaattagacaagttgtgggcctCAGTGCTAAATAAAACAGACGGCGCCAGCTTCTCCACCAAACAAGCTCCATAGCATACGTCGGCGGGACTCTGCGATCTGAGGcagcggtctgatgacgtcacgaatcgACCGTTGCGTGGATACATACAAACAGTTCGGCTTGCTGGGCTTGTTTAAATCTGTAAATGCTTTCTGAGTCGTTACAGTCTCTGACGATGTTTCCAacattggaagacgaaacgttcGGCAGAGCATTATGCCTTGGACCACGGCCTTATGCCCACGAACTAAATatcagcagttgttgttgttgtggtcttcaatcctgagactggcttgatgcagctcgccataTCAGCAAAGTGCTGTGAGCATGTCCTAAAACTTTGGTGAATAagaccagtttttttttaaatttagtattttagtcTTATTTTACCCTGGAACAAAGCATTGATCAGCAATATAAACTCTTTTAGTCACAAAAGCGAAACTCAGAACCGAAGAGCATAAATCTTCAGGATCACGAGAAAGTGTGAGCTCGAATGAAACCCAAGAACTCAAAAACTATTACTCACAGGAGTATCACTTTTTGTGCCAGACACAGTGTAGTGTATTCATAAGCTAATAGCCAGTTGAGCTAAGGCATAAAACCGTGTAATTAGACTCCATCCATGTGATACGCTTAACTCCATGTTTCAATTAGCCAGTTGTGCCAGAAGCACCATAATATGGATAACAATCCCTGAAACACGCCACGTGTCAGGCTAAAAAAACCTGTGTgcaatgttctttttttattttatttatgttattcgATCGAAATCATTCGTGCCACACTGGCAATCTGTCAACTTTCATCCACGGAGCACAACGTCTTTGGTTGAACTTCGCTAGACAACGGATATGTTCCTATAGAGATGAGTGAAAAATTTGTAAGCTTTGTTTAGAGTATATAATCCTCTAGATTCTAGAAGGAGTCTCAATTAAAGGTTGACGCCTATCATGTCTTGATGCGGTCATCGCCCAAGCAATACTTATGGGCTGTTAACATTGACTAAACAATTTTG encodes:
- the LOC124776309 gene encoding enhancer of split mbeta protein-like, whose product is MMATEMEQLQPISRTYQYRKVMKPMLERKRRARINRCLDELKELMVGALQAEGENVSKLEKADILELTVRHLRRLRREHRLAASPVTDSDRFRAGYTRCAAEVSRCLAATPGVDVSLGTRLMTHLGHRLNQMDKTAPLSVVVPGQASPSPSPVASDADVDIDVDADVDGDASSCSEMEAASSTSSGAPSPVTYAMPLTPASSTSSRQSDSPGVVVTETASSAPAGLLRVADVTVPRQVSVITSKASEPVWRPW